One Candidatus Methylomirabilota bacterium genomic window, CGAGACCAGCCTCAGTTATCTCGGCTTCGGCGTGCAGGAGCCCACGCCCTCGTGGGGCAACATGGTCCAGGCCGGGGCGAATTATTTCTTCCAGGGCAAGTTCTGGCCCTCGACGGCGCCGGCCCTGGCCATCCTGTTCAGCATCCTGGGGTTTCACCTGCTGGGCGACGGGCTGAACCGCATCCTCGAAGGCCAGGGCGGGAAGTGATGGGGGCGCCGCTTCTCGAGATCGACAACTTGAAGACCTACTTCCACTCCCGGAGCAAGCAGGCGTTCATTCGCGCGGTGGATGGGGTGACGATCGCGATCGCCCGGGGCGAGACCCTCAGCGTGGTGGGCGAGAGCGGTAGCGGCAAGAGCGTCACCGCCCTCTCCATCGTGGGCCTGATCGGCGCCGGGCCGGGCGTGATCAGCGGCAAGATCGTGTTCCGAGCCGACGGCAGTGAGAGAAACCTGCTCCAGGATCTGGAGGACTACGTCACCCTGGGGGAGCGGGACGGCAGGATCATGAAGGTGTCCAAGGACGAGAGCGGCTGGGAGGAGAACGTCGAGCGCATCCTGGCGGAGGTGCGGGGGAAGGCAATCGCCATGATCTTCCAGAACCCCAAGTCGGCGCTCAATCCCTTCGTAACGGTCGGGGACCAGATCACCGAGGCCATCCGTCTGCATACGCCGAAGAAAGATCCAAAGGAAGCGAAGGCGCGCGCCCTCGACTGGCTCGAGCGGGTCAAGATCGATTCTCCGCGTCTACGCTTCGATAACTATCCATACGCGCTGTCGGGCGGCATGTGTCAGCGTGTCATGATCGCGATGGCGCTCTCGTCCGAGCCATCCCTCCTCATCGCGGACGAGCCCACCACGGGTCTGGACGCCACGATCCAGTCCAAGATCGTCGGTCTGCTCGGCGAGCTCAAGGCCGAACTCGGAATCACGACGCTGCTCATCAGCCACGATATCCGGGTTGTCTCACGGCTCGCCGACAGCGTGGCGGTGATGTACGGCGGGACGGTCGTGGAGTACGGCCCGGCGGCCGATGTTCTGGCGGCGGGGTTTGCCCCCAAACATCCGTATACGGCCGCCCTGCTCGCGTCCATACCGAGCGTGCAGAACGTGCGCGAAAAAGGCTACCTGCCGGCCATCGAGGGCGAGGTGCCCGATCCCATCGAGACGCGCCGGGGGTGCCGGTTTTACGGCCGCTGCAACCGCGTGACGGACGACATCCGGGAGCAATGCGCGCGTCACGAGCCGGAGTTGAAGGCGGTGATGCCGGGCCATCATGTGCGCTGCTGGCTGTACGTCGACTGAGCACTGCGCGGAGACCCCATGTCCAGGCCGATCCTCGAAGTCATCGACCTGAAAAAGCATTATCGCCAGGGCGCGGGAATCTTCTCCGCGCTCCAGCGGTGGGAGCGATTCATCCCGGCCGTGGACGGCGTGAGTTTCGATCTCGAGGAACGCGAGACGGTGGGTCTCGTCGGGGAATCCGGCTGCGGAAAGACGACCATCGGGAGGACCATTCTGCGGCTCACGCCGGTGACGTCCGGGAGGATCGTGTTCGACGGCCACGACATCACCGCCCTGTCGCCGCGGCAGCTGCGGCCGCTGCGCAGCCAGATGCAGATGATCTTCCAGGACCTGGACGCCGCGCTCAATCCGAAGATGCGCGTCCGGGACATCCTGAAGGAGGCGATCACCGCGCATCACCGGCTGGCCGATGCCGAGGTGACGCAGAGGATCGGCGAGCTGCTGGAGCAGGTGAATCTGAAGAGGAGCAAACTGTCCAGCTTCCCGCGGGAGCTTTCCGGAGGCGAAAAGCGCCGGGTGGGGATCGCCCGGGCCCTGGCCGTCGGCGCGCGCTTCATCGTGGCCGACGAGCCGACCAGCGCGCTCGATGTCTCGATCCAGGCTCAGGTGGTGAACCTGCTCCGTGATCTACAGCGGCAGCTCGGCCTGTCCTATCTGTTCATCTCGCATGACCTGGAGGTGGTGCAACTGGTCAGCCACAAGGTCGCGGTGATGTATCTGGGCCGGATCGTGGAGATGGGACTCGCGGACCGCATCGCCCGCGCGGCGAGCCACCCCTACACCCACATCCTGTGGTCTGCGCTGGTGGAACGAAAGAGCACGGAGACGGCCGACGCTCCGGTGAATGGGCGGACGGGCGCCTGGGGGGTGTTCGACTTCGAGCGGCCCGTGAGTGGCTGCCGGTTCGCGCCGCGCTGCCCGGTGTATGAGGCCAAGGGCCGGCCGGCCGTGTGCACCGACACGGCCACTGAGCCCCAGCTGCGCGATATCGGCGGCGGCCACCACGTCGCGTGTCATTTCCCACTCTGACCCGCCGCCCTCCCGCCGCCAGCCCGGCGGCGTTCGACGCGCTCGAGAACCGATACGGCGGTGTAGCCCCCTACAGCTTCAGCAGCGATTCCAGATTCCGCCAGAGGATCTTCTCCTTCTCGTCCGGGGTCAGGGTCGGGAGACCTTGCACCCAGGCGACGGGCGAGGGATCCCACGGCACGAAGGGCCAGTCGCTGCCGAGCACCACGCGGTCGGCGCCCACCTGATCGAGCAGGAAGCGGAGCGCCGCCTCGCTGCCGGTCACACAGTCGTAGTAGAGGCGGCGCTGGTACGTGCTCGGCGCTTGCTGGATGTGCTGACGCGCGTCGGGGCGGGCCTGCCAGCCCCGGTCGATGCGCCCCATGGCGAAGCAGGCCGGCCCGCCGCCATGGGCGATGCACACCTTGAGGCCGGGACACGCGTCGAGGATCCCGCCAAAGATCAGGATCGCGACGACGATCGCGTCCTCGACGATGACGCCGAGGCTGTTGGAGAGCCCGTAGCGGGTCGTGCGCTGCGTCATGAAGTTGTGCTGCGGCTGCGGGTGGAAGAAGAGCACGGCCCCCATGGCCTCCGCCGCCTTGAACAGCGGCAGGAACCTCGGCTCGTCCCAGTTCTCGCCGTTCACCACCGTGTCGAGCTCGGCCCCCTTCAGACCGCGGACGGTCACCGCGCGCTCCAGCTCGTCGATCGCCGCCTTGACGTCCTGCACGGGCAGCGTGGCCAGGCCCGCGAAGCGCCGGGGCCACTGCCGGGCCATCGCCGCGATCTCGTCGTTGACGTCGCGCGCCAGTTGCCGCCCCTGCGCCGGGTCGAGGTGGTAGCCGAAGAACGGCGTGTGGATGGAGACCACCTGCACGTCCACGCCCTGCGCGTCCATGTCTTTCAGCCGCTCTTCCGGCGTGAAGCGCACCTTGGGTGAGGCGAAGTGCGTGCGCTTGCCGTCTCCCACCATGGTGCCGACGCCGGCGCCGGGTTCGTGACGAAAGCCGTACCAATCCTTTCGGGCGTCGGCGGCCTGCCACAGGGACCGCGGCACGAGATGCGCGTGGATGTCGATAGCCCTCATGAGCACGTCCTCCTTCCCCCCGGACGCGGGCCGGCCGGACTACTTGTTGAAGAGGTTGTCGAACCCGCGGCGGATGTCGCCGGGGCGCGTCGAGTCGGGCGAGGCGTCCCGCTCGACCGTCACGCGGAGCGAGAACCAGGCGCAGTCGTTGCGAGCGTTCTTGTCCGCCACGCGGTCTTGAATTGGCTGAGCACACTCGAAGCGCCGGCCCGTGTCGAAGTGGGTGCACTGGCGGCAGGCGTGGATGGCGGCCCGGCAGTTCGGGCACTGCTCGAGCGAAGCGGTGGCGATCGGCAGGACCGCGCCGCACGCCCCACACCGGGAGACGGTACGTTTGGCGAGCATCCCGCCGCTCCGCGGAACGTCGGCGGCCGGCGGCGGCGGTCTGCGCGGCTCGGCGCCCTGGTTCCGGTAACCTTGCTGACGGTACTTTCGGTCGGCCATGGGAATGATCCTTTCCAGCCCATACTCTAGCCGATGCGACTCGCCGACGCGCCCCGGATCCAACGCGCCTCGCCTGGTATAGTGCTTCGCGTTGTACGGGTGACCCGGTCTCGATCCTCGATCGATCGACAACGACGTCTGACAGCGAGGTAGACCATGCGGAAGACCATTACCGGCACCGGCGGGATGCTGCTCCTCCAGACCCTGAAGGACGCGGGCGTCGAGTACCTCTTCACGAACCCGGGCTCCGCGGAGACCGGGATCTTCGCGGCGCTGGCCGAGGATGGTGACCAGCGGCTCGTGGTCGGCAAGCACGAGGGGCTGGTCGCGGCGATGGCCGACGGCTACCACCGTTTCAGCGGCCAGGTCGGGGTCATCATCGCGCACGTGATGGGCGGCTCGTACCAGCTGGCCGGACAGCTCTTCAACGCCCAGGTGGCCGGCTCGTCGTTGCTGGTCATCGCCGGGGACTGGACGTCCGAGCTCCAGGACTATCGTGGGCTCGCGCCCTTTCCAGGCCTGAGCCAGGCCGAATCGATGCGCCCGTTGACCAAGGAGGCGCGCTGCGCCTATCAGGTGCACGCGAACCCGGCGGCCATCACCGTGGCCACCACCCGCGCGCTCCGCGAAGCCACCACCCCGCCCACCGGCCCGGTGTACCTCTCCATCAGCGCGGAGCTGCTCAATCGCGAGGGGCTCGAAGCGCAGATCGGCGAAGCGGCGAAGTATCAGATAGAACGGCCGGGGCCCGCGCGTCCGCAGACGGTCGAGGCGATCGCCCGGCGGCTCGGCGAGGCGCAGTGCCCGGTGCTGATGTTCGGTGACGACGTCTGGCGTGACGGCGCCCAGGCCGAGGCCGTGCGTCTGGCCGAAGTGCTCGAGGCGCCGGCGTTCAACACGCGGCAGATCTTCGCGAACTTCCCCACCAGGCATCCGCTCTCCTGCGGCATGTATCCGGTCTCCCGGGAGTTCGAGAAGATCACCGGCCTCAAGCCGGACCTGCTCTTCCTGGTCGGTTGCCAGGGCGTGCACGGCAGCGTGGCCGAGCCCTCGGTGATGCAGATCGGGCCCAACCCGCTGCTCATGGGCCGCCACTATCCGCTCGACGTCGCGGTGCAGTGCGAGCTGCGCGAGACGCTGCACGACCTCGGCGAGGCGCTGCCGCGCCTGCACGGCTCCGAAAGGGTTGCCGCCTGGGCCAAGCGGCGCGACAAGGTGAGCGCGTACGCCAGGCTCCTGATCGAGCGCGAGGAGACCCTCGTGCGTGAGCACGAGCACGACACGCGCGTGCATCCCGGTGTGCTCGAAGCGCAGCTCGCCGAGCTCCTGCCGCGGGACTCCATCATGGTCCAGGAAAGCTCGACCGCGCGGACGACCTTGCTGCCGTTCGGGTATCGAGACATGGGCTGGACGCGCAGCGGCGGCGGCTCGCTGGGATGGGGCGTGGGCGGCGCGATCGGCGCCAAGATCGCCGTCGGTCGCGAGCGGCCCGTCGTGCTGAACCTCGGCGACGGCGCGCTCACCTACAGCGCGGCGGGGTTCTGGACGATGGCCCGGTACAACACCGCGATCCTCACGCTCGTCTCGAACAACGAGAGCTATCAGATCGTGCGACACAACTGGGCGCGCGAGGTCCCGGACAGCAAGATGGTGCGGGACGGCAAATACCCTGGGCTCTATCTCAACGCCCCTGCGACCGATTACGTCGCGCTGGCCCGCGCTCAGGGCGTGGATGGCGAGTGCGTCACCACCGTGAAGGACCTGGAACCGGCGCTCCGGCGCGGCGTGGAGCGGATCACGCGCGACAACCGGCCGTACCTGATCGAGGTGGCGGTCGCCCGCGAAGGGGTGGGCGCCGATTCGACCTGGTATCAGGACTGGCAGCTCTGACCTCGGCCCCTGCGGCGCCGTCTCGGAATCTATACACCAAACTACCCTTGCTCCGTACACCATCTCGCGCTACCGTCGATTCGAGGGAGAACGGCGCCATGGGCAGGACCAACATCGTGCTCGACGATCGCCTGATCCGGGAGGGCCTTCGGCGGTTCAAGTGTCGCTCCAAGCGAGAGCTCGTTCAGCTGGCGCTCACCGAGCTGCTGAAGAGCGCGCGGCGGCGAGACTTGCTGTCGCTGCGAGGCCAGGTGAAGTGGGAA contains:
- a CDS encoding type II toxin-antitoxin system VapB family antitoxin, whose amino-acid sequence is MGRTNIVLDDRLIREGLRRFKCRSKRELVQLALTELLKSARRRDLLSLRGQVKWEGDLAELRRLRP
- a CDS encoding amidohydrolase family protein, coding for MRAIDIHAHLVPRSLWQAADARKDWYGFRHEPGAGVGTMVGDGKRTHFASPKVRFTPEERLKDMDAQGVDVQVVSIHTPFFGYHLDPAQGRQLARDVNDEIAAMARQWPRRFAGLATLPVQDVKAAIDELERAVTVRGLKGAELDTVVNGENWDEPRFLPLFKAAEAMGAVLFFHPQPQHNFMTQRTTRYGLSNSLGVIVEDAIVVAILIFGGILDACPGLKVCIAHGGGPACFAMGRIDRGWQARPDARQHIQQAPSTYQRRLYYDCVTGSEAALRFLLDQVGADRVVLGSDWPFVPWDPSPVAWVQGLPTLTPDEKEKILWRNLESLLKL
- a CDS encoding thiamine pyrophosphate-dependent enzyme; this translates as MRKTITGTGGMLLLQTLKDAGVEYLFTNPGSAETGIFAALAEDGDQRLVVGKHEGLVAAMADGYHRFSGQVGVIIAHVMGGSYQLAGQLFNAQVAGSSLLVIAGDWTSELQDYRGLAPFPGLSQAESMRPLTKEARCAYQVHANPAAITVATTRALREATTPPTGPVYLSISAELLNREGLEAQIGEAAKYQIERPGPARPQTVEAIARRLGEAQCPVLMFGDDVWRDGAQAEAVRLAEVLEAPAFNTRQIFANFPTRHPLSCGMYPVSREFEKITGLKPDLLFLVGCQGVHGSVAEPSVMQIGPNPLLMGRHYPLDVAVQCELRETLHDLGEALPRLHGSERVAAWAKRRDKVSAYARLLIEREETLVREHEHDTRVHPGVLEAQLAELLPRDSIMVQESSTARTTLLPFGYRDMGWTRSGGGSLGWGVGGAIGAKIAVGRERPVVLNLGDGALTYSAAGFWTMARYNTAILTLVSNNESYQIVRHNWAREVPDSKMVRDGKYPGLYLNAPATDYVALARAQGVDGECVTTVKDLEPALRRGVERITRDNRPYLIEVAVAREGVGADSTWYQDWQL
- a CDS encoding ABC transporter ATP-binding protein, with translation MGAPLLEIDNLKTYFHSRSKQAFIRAVDGVTIAIARGETLSVVGESGSGKSVTALSIVGLIGAGPGVISGKIVFRADGSERNLLQDLEDYVTLGERDGRIMKVSKDESGWEENVERILAEVRGKAIAMIFQNPKSALNPFVTVGDQITEAIRLHTPKKDPKEAKARALDWLERVKIDSPRLRFDNYPYALSGGMCQRVMIAMALSSEPSLLIADEPTTGLDATIQSKIVGLLGELKAELGITTLLISHDIRVVSRLADSVAVMYGGTVVEYGPAADVLAAGFAPKHPYTAALLASIPSVQNVREKGYLPAIEGEVPDPIETRRGCRFYGRCNRVTDDIREQCARHEPELKAVMPGHHVRCWLYVD
- a CDS encoding ABC transporter ATP-binding protein, which produces MSRPILEVIDLKKHYRQGAGIFSALQRWERFIPAVDGVSFDLEERETVGLVGESGCGKTTIGRTILRLTPVTSGRIVFDGHDITALSPRQLRPLRSQMQMIFQDLDAALNPKMRVRDILKEAITAHHRLADAEVTQRIGELLEQVNLKRSKLSSFPRELSGGEKRRVGIARALAVGARFIVADEPTSALDVSIQAQVVNLLRDLQRQLGLSYLFISHDLEVVQLVSHKVAVMYLGRIVEMGLADRIARAASHPYTHILWSALVERKSTETADAPVNGRTGAWGVFDFERPVSGCRFAPRCPVYEAKGRPAVCTDTATEPQLRDIGGGHHVACHFPL